DNA from Agarilytica rhodophyticola:
CCAAGGCGGGCCGCCTCGATACTATCTGCGATATTATTACTAGGAGCTTGCGGTATAGGAGATAAATTACTTAACGAAAAATTCTTGAGGAAATTAATATCAGCAGAAGTAAATGCATATACATCTTGCTGGTCTTCTCTATCCTGCGAAAAAACACAAGACGACAAAAATAAAAACAAAAAAATAGGATACTTAATTGCAGTCATATCATAACGCCATAACACATAACAAATAGAAGGAGAGATTTAAAATACTAAATTAAAAACAACAGAATCATCTTTACTACTTGCTTTTTCATCAGTAACGTTGAACTGCATTACCCACCAGCCTTTCATTTGAAATTTTACACCTTCAACCTTATAAACTCCCGGTTCTACTTCCTCGGTCACTCTTGGTTCTGTGGGAAGGCCATGAACATGCCCTGGCATATGGCCTATAATTTCCACATTGGCATTCTCGATAGGCTCTCCAGACAAATTGCTCAATATCAAATGCCATTTATGTATCTCATTTAATGGCGCTAAAACTTCACCTTGTTGAGTAGTCGATACCACCTCAATATGGGCGAAGTATTGTTGTTTTCGTGAGATTTGAAAAGAGCTAATATCTAAGTCTGGTGGTGCATTTTGCCCAGCTAATGCAGGAACTAACAGTGACATTTCTTTATTAACATTCTCAGGGTTAATATTATCCGTTGGCGTACCCATTTTATTTAACATATTGGGATGAACACTGCGAAAGCGTGTATTATGAGAAATAAACGAAGTGGTCTCACTATCCATAGATACAGGCTTACGGTTACGAATTTTTTTCCCCCAGCGTTCAACAATAGCTTCTTCAAATACTTCTAAGGATTGCTTAAATAGATGCTTATTTTCTTCACGTAACTTGCTACCGCTGTCCTGAAGATTTTTTAGCTGTGATGCAAGGTTATCGGCTTGCTTTGTTAAATTATTTCTTTCACTACTATCTTTCGCTTTTCTTACTTTTGAGCGTAGCTTATTGAGCTCTTTGCGAATTTTATTTGCACTAACAATTTCTTCACTGGATTTTTTCTCAGCGAGGTTGGCCTTGTCTAAAAGATTGTTAGCATGATTAAATAAGTTATTGCTCTGCTTTGAGGGAACAGCAGAAACAACTGTGCTAAAGAACGTTAAGGAAAGACATAAAGCTAAAACGTTATAGTTAACTTTGAAAATCATAATAGCTATATTTTTGATTTATACATGTATTCGAAATAAATTAAGAAACACTGAAAGCCGTCAAAGCGCACATAAAAGCACTTTGACGGCAACTCATAGCACGAATTAGTTAGAGCATATATTAACGTCGTCGATACCACACTCTACTAAGTCACCCCCAGCGGCTGCATCAGAACATTGCACTCTAAGAACAACGTTTGAGCCTGCAGGGATTTGCGCACTAGCATTTGTCCACGACGCATTGGAAATAACATCGCCAACAGACACTAGCGAATTAAAGCTATTACCACCATCGGTAGAGAACTCAATACTAAAGCCATCTCCAGCATCATCACCACCATCACGCTGACCGTGGAAGTAAGCAAGAGATAATGTGGACGCCGAGCCAACGCTATAGCTTGGCGATGTAGCGATACAGGTACCACCATCCACATCGTTAGAGCCTGCAGTTGTGTTAGTAGCTGTGAAATAAGCATTACTACCTGTATTGGCACCGCCAACCTGAGTTGTCACACCACCATTATTTTGCTCTGATGGAGTGCCAGTGACAAAGTCACCTGTGCTACAGCTTGATGCTGTTGAGTTTGTCCAACCACCGCTGCCGGATTCAAATCCTTGCTCAACTGTACATGTAGGTGCTGGAGTAGGCGTTGGCGTGGGAGTTGGTGTAGGCGTTGGACCACCTGGTGCTGTTGGACAAACTAACACTTGGTCGATGCCGCCTTCGATAATATCACCACCAGATGCACCATCTGTTGCACGCACGCGGATTTGGATAGACCCAGGATTAGCCACTGTTGCTGCCGCGTTGGCCCATGCTGCAGCGCTAGCAACATCACCAATATTAACCAATGTGTTAACTACGTTACCGTTATTTAATATCTCGATAACAAAGCCATCACTAGCGTCATCACCAGGATCTCGTTGCCCATGGAAATAAGCAAGCGACACATCAACACTACTTGCACTAGAGGCATCGATGGCAGGCGACGTGGTCTGACAAGTTCCACCGTCCACATCATCAGTACCGATCGCAGTATTAGGTGCAGTAAACCAAGCACCCGAACCTACGGCAGCTCCGCCAACTTGCAAAATCGCACCGCCTGTTGTGGTTTCTGTTGGTGTTCCACGAACGAATGAGCCAGTGCTGCAGCTACTGCCGGTATTGGTCCATCCTTCGGAAGCGCTTTCAAATGTTGCTGCATAGAAACACCCATTGGGCAATGGTGTTGGCGTCGGTGTCGGGGTTGGCGGGTTGCCGTTAATCGCATCCCAATCGGGCGCAACCACAAATAAACCTGTACCGATATCACTTAGGATTACATTGCCACTTTCGAAGTAAGGATAACTACTCCATGCACCAGACATCTGTGCACTGTTAGACCCTGGAATGGTATCAAAAACAGCAACTTCTTCTAATTGACCATTAGTAATATTGTCTGTCGATAAAATACGTAGTCCTGCTCGGTAGTTGGCTTCAAAAATAAAGTTATCTTTGGTATACAAGTTATGATCAGTTGCAGCAGTTGGCCCTACATAGCGACCAATTTCACGAGGATTATCGAGGTCACTCACATCCCAAATATAAGATGTTGTATTAATCCCACGTCGCGTCTCATCCAATTCATCATTCATAATGAGAATTTCATGACTATCATTTAAAAACCAGCCTTGGTGCGTATAGCGAGAGCCACTGTAACCTTCACGTGAAATTTGAACAGGGTTAGACTTATTAGTAACGTCAACAAAAGTAATCGTGTCTTCGTTATAAGCGGCACATATTTCACGTCCACGATAAGTGGTATCTGGGCCGGCATAGACTACACACTGAGTATCATGGGTATAACCATCAGCAGAAAAACATCCCGCGAAAGAAGGCGATGTTGGGTTGGTAATATCAACCATATATAACCCACCGCTACACTGGTTGCTACCAACAATATAGGCATAACCCGTATCTTCATTAATCGCAATATTATGTGCAGGACCAAAACCACCTAGATGTGCTGTTTCACTTAAAGTCCCACCGGGGTTACTAAGGTTTCTCAGGGTATTCAAGTCAAATACTTGCAAACCATGAGTAGGGTTACCACCACCATCAGCAACGATGAAAGCATGGTCGTTATATACTTTTATATCCCGCCAAGAATCCCTTCCACCATTATGAGATGGCAGATATCCTAGAAAAACAGGGCTTGCAGGATTGGTAATATCAACAAAAGAAGTTCCAGCAACTCTTCCTACAATTGCTATTTCATTACCAGTAAGAGGGTCTGTCCATCCCCAAATATCATTCAAATTTCCGGAGCCGCCACCCATATTTGCTTTTGCAAGAAAAGATTGAAAATCAACCTTATCACAGGGGAAACCATTAGCAGAGCCACCTACACATGTAGAAGCTGCTACAGCCGAACTGCCTTCTTGTAGAGACTTTAGTAATGTTGTGGGAGTACCTTCGTTTGAGTCATCAAACTTAAAGGAATCCGGAAACATGGCACTATGGCCAAAAGCCACAGAAGACAACAACATACAAAACGATGCAATATATCTAAGTTGCGTGTTCTTCATTTTTATTTACCTTATTGCTTTCTAGATATTGCATACCAAAGCAGCTAATAACTTAACGGGTATTATTAACAAGCACTCAAATACTTTTCATTGCACCTCAATTATTTGAGAACTGGAAAACATATAAAAACAAACATATGCGCCATACGAACAACTATTAGCAAAAAAGATGATTTAAGCGAAACATCATTAATACCAACAACTTAAATAGTTCGTTCAGCTGTCAAACCACTTGTTTAAATAATTACAATCTCTTCGAAAAACCGTTATTTGGCATGAAATATTAAAAATAGAAATGATGAAAATATTTTTTGTTGGAGCAAATTAACATCATTTGACCTGCGTCAAAGTGTCGCACCTAGCTTAATTCAAAGATTTACATTTCACAAGGTAACCAAAGCCAATATGTGCGCCATAATACGATTAGTTTAAAAAAAAATTTTATGAAGGAAGCCGATGTAATTTATATATTTAAATTAATGTCGTCAGAGAAATGAAAAATAATTTAATTCGACGAAAATAAACACTCTAATAAAAAATTACAAAAATATATTTTTTAAATTGATTCTCTATATAAAAAAATTGCTTTTATGCTTAGCTAATTTTTTGATAATAAAGTTTAATAGAACGCCAATAATGCTTTTGTGAAACTGTTGACATAAAAGTCAAGTTTAGATGGAAATGAGCCTATTATTAGGCTCAGTATTCATTATGAGAAGTAAGGGTTATTTAAACGGCGCCCAAAAATATCGATTTGATTTATTTTAAAATCTAAGCAAAGCCTGATTTATAAAACTCTATTCTATTTAAATAAGATAATATTAGTTACAAACTAAAAATAGCCTTAGCGTTAAAGCTACTTGTATTATTCCTGTCTAACACGCTTTGAAAGCTATTGGTCTGTTTTATAATTTCCATTCCAACTTCAGACAAAGTATCTGTAGTGTAAATGTTCTTGGAAAGTAATGGATTGGTATATATTTGTGTAAAAGCATCGTAAGCAACCATAGTATTCAGTAAATCACCGAATAGGGCATCACCTTCACCACTTTGCGCAAAAATACCTATGACGAACTCAACATTATCAATATCTTTATATAACTCTTTTAACTTAGCGGCAAGACTGGAGTCATGAGTTAGCTCATCAAAGGATGATAGTTTATCGAGTCCATACAACTCCCGGTATTTATTATAGGAGCAAAGTCTAAAATCTCTGCCCATCTTTAATGTTGCATATTCAGCACCAAGCATAAAAGTAGGAACGTTTTTAAGACTTATTGTCCCTGCATTTTGTTTAGATACCGCATCGATTAGCTGGACTAAGCCTATATCTTCAAGCGCTCCATTATTCATTCTATATTGTGTGTGACCATATTCTTGATCGCCAAATTTTATAACATCAGGTATCAAGCCGTGCCAACGATATAACAAATCAAATTCAATACTAATCCAAGGCGTTCTATACCAGTTTTGCTCTTCAGCAAAAGTATGATCAAGATAAAATAATTCCCCACCAGTAATATGATTAATATAATCTTGGATAACCAACTTTAATAAAATTACCGTGTTAATCATTCTTGCGGTCTGAAATAGGCGTTCATCATCCCAAGAGGGATAAGCTCCTGATAATTCATCGCACAGTCGATTGTGTTCTCTCATAAAAATAGTACTAATTGCCACATAACCAATGGAAGAGTTCCCTCGCTCCAAGCCTGTGGCATAAAGTTTATGCTTTCTTGAATCATCCCATCCTCTTACGATTTCATTTAAAATTTTTTCGGAGGTATAAGGTAGGCCTTTATAGCAATCTTTAACTTTCCATTTTCCATCGCCACCAACTTCGCCAAGATAATCCAGATACTCTTCTCCATTAATTTTTTGGCTTTTTAATTTGCCCTTCTCTTTGCTTCTTAAAATGTTGGCTGACTCTTCAGTAAGCCCATATATTTGGCACAAATCAACATTATGGTTGGAAGTGTTTTTCCTTCTATCTGAGGAGTCAACTCTCAAAACACTATCTGTAAACCACTGTGCAAAAAACATAAACAGCATAGACGAACGTCCTGTTTTCATCTCTCCTTCTCGAGCAAACAGTGCGGTAATATCGCCAACAGTATTATTTTCAGGGTTATAGGCTACATCTTTAGGTAAACGATCTATGTATTCCTGATCAGCTGGAGGTAAATGTCTTGCGGAATAACGCTTATCTGTCAACATAGGCCAAGTGGTATACTCACCTACGGGGCCCTGCTCATCCTTTTCTTCTGGTTTAGCAACATGCGACCATAAACTAAATGCATTTGGCCTAGGTTTTATTGAGTTACAAACACTATTGGTAGCGATTCTATTTATAAGTTGCTTTGTGCACGGAATATGATCCTTAATCTTAAGGGCTGTATTGATAATACTCATAAAAACTCCTTACCTAATAAACTTCTTCTAACCCGCACTTTATAAAACTGACTTTTAATCTCTATAGTTACTTTATTCCGCATAACAGCAGAACCTTTACAATATAGCGGATCACCTTTTTAAGAATGACGGCAGCAAAAGCAACAATGCTTTGCATCATTAAGTTATATTATCGTCTTAAATAAAAAACGAATACGATCCAGCACACATCACTACTCGTATTTATAAACGTTGATAATGTTGTAAATATCTAGATATAGCCCGTCTAATCATATTTCAATTAGCACATACTTAAGTCTTTTTATAAAAATAATATAGGCGGCTATAATAATTGCAGTTTTTATACACCTGTAAATTGATATCCATACCGCAGCCGAACAATAGTACAGTTTAAGAATGAGAAATATAAGATATTTTTTTTATGAAAATTGAGTATTGTCAGCCATATCAACTATAAAGTTATCGCTTACTTATGGGCTAAAATAATATCTCAAGTGACACAAATAAAATACTCTTATAACTGTTCTATTTACTATGTATTACTATCTAATACAAAACAATAATGGAATTTAATACTTACCTTTCACTTTAACTGATTACCCATACATAATAATATCGTTAACTAATTAATGAAAATTATTAGAATTTAGTTAACAGACCATATCATAATAATTATCTATACGATTTTTCCTTAGCTATGTGACTAAAATTATAAAGAGGTTACTTATGAAACTCGGTGCATTTTCAGTTAGCTTAAAAGTTAAGGATATTCAAAAATGAAGAACATGTGATTGGTCTTTTCCAGGGTATTTTTGAAAAACATACTGACTTTGACCCTGGTTGGAACAGCAAGGCGATTCACTTAGATGACTTTACAGATGTTAGAGAGATTCAAAAACAGCTAGGGCCCGGCCAGTTGTCTTGTTATTGATTCAGATGGCAATCCAATTCTTATTGATCAGCATGTATAAGCATGAACAATTTTTAATGAAACCGCAAAAAGAAAGTAAATATCAAATTGCTCACCTGTGAGCATGATAGACAAGAGAGGTGTATCTACTTATCAGAAAAGTGCTTCGCTTAGTGCGAATAGCCGCTAGATATTATAATAAGCACCTTTGGCATATACTAAAATATCGGGTTCGCCACTGCCAAAATGTACTTTGCGAATATTACCGATATAAATATTATGAGTGCCGTAAGGTACTACCTGACTTTTCTCACAAATAAATACAGACAGAGCATCTTCTAAATACGATAGACCTGTAGTTTTATCCACAGACCAATTGCCCACATTAAAGCGGCTCTCCCCTTCCGCGGGTTTTGCACAGGTATTAGACACCTCTTGTTGATCTTTACTCAAAATATTGACGGTAAAGTCCGATGTCTTAGCTAAGGCTGAATCCATTTTTGCCGCTTTGTTGACACATACGAGTAACGAAGGAGGGGCGTCAGACACAGAAGTGACAGAGGAGGCCGTCATTGCAACTCGTTCTCCATCTTCTGTCAGAGCACTGATCACACAAACACCAGAGGCAAGATTCCGCATTCCTTGTTTAAGTGCAACTGATAATTCTTGTTCATTACTCATTCATCGATTCCAAATCTTAAAAATAAAACACAAGGCTTCTATTAAACTAAACAAAAAACGCAAAAAAACAGATAAACAAACTAACATAACCCAACTAGACACCGGCCCGCAGCCTAACGCTAGTTATAATCTAGGGCCTGTTGACCCTAGCATAGCACGATAAAGTCAGCGCCTATTCTAGTTAGAGTAGCTATTGCCTTTTGATCACTTAGTTTTGGGGTCTGCCTTTTCTATACATTCACGTAGTTTAGTCGCCAAAACTCTTACATTGGGTTCTAGCACCATGGAGTCGTGATTGCCGGGAACTTCAAAGACCTGCAAATTATCGACATATCTTGGCCAGCCATTATCCTCATAAATAACCTGCCGATCCTTATTCGCGACCCGTCCGCCACTGAGCCGATATTTAATAGGCAATTTAGGGCGAAAGAGCTTTGCATCAATATTCATAGGCTTTATATCATAATGAGATAAAGCCCTATAAAACGCAACTTCCATTACACCAGATTTAAACTGAGCAGGGCTTTGGCTGGCCTGTTCCACTTCGCCAAAACGGTTGCGGAATTTATTGAGCTCCCAGTGATAGCGATTTTTAGCCCATTCGGAAAAATAGGCAAAACCTTTATTTTGAATTCTTTGCCAGTGAATAGACATTCTATCTACTGAACTTAATGGTTCATTGTAAGGTAGAGGTGTATCCAGCAAGATAAGCTCCGCCACTTCTTGTCCAGCTTGTTTCAACTGACGCGCGATCTCATAAGCAGTTATACCGCCGCCAGAGAAGCCACCAAGAATATAGGGGCCTTCAGGCTGCACCGTTTGTATCTCTTTGATGTAATCCCTGGCCATTTCTTCAAAAGTTTCATGGGGTTCATGATCACCATATAAGCCTCTTGCCTGTAAGCCATAGAAAGGACGGTCGTTGCCGATCAGCTGGGCGAGATGACGAAGGTTCAGTACATTCCCAAACATACCAGCCACCAAGAAAAACGGCGTCACTTGTGTCGACTTGCTACTGTGCATTGGCACGAGATGGGTATAACGGGCTTGATGGGTTTTATCTTTTGTTTCGCTTGAGGAATCACTCAGGCCGGTATCACCAACGACGTCGCGGATCATATCGGCACAGGCTGCAATAGTCGGCGCCTCGAACAGTACAGAGATGGGATAATCAACATCATAGGTTTGTTGAATTTTGGCAAACAAACGCACTGCAACCAATGAGTGTCCACCTAGGTCAAAAAAGCTATCTTCCACTCCAACTTGGTCCACACCAAGAAGCTCTTCCCAAAAACTGACCAAGTTGCGCTCAATATCATCCTTAGGCTCAACATAGTCATTATCTAATTCTGGACGTGCAAATTTGGTGTCATCATCTTCTTTATGCAGCGATGCTGCCGTAGCATCCACTTCTTCTATTAACGACTCTAATTCCAACGAAGAGATGATAACTTCAGGTTCATCACAAACATCAAGTACATTAAAGAGCGCAGCACTTCCTTCCTCGGGCAAAATACCTTGTGAGAGATTATGCTGGAAAGCCATTTCTGAAGGTGAAAGGGAGCGAAACTCAGCATCACCAGAAGCCCGATCTAACTCATCCTTTTCCAGGCGGGCAGGAGTATTATCTGCTATCGAGAAATCTACCTCACCTACCATTTTGCGAATCGTTAGCTTTTCAACTTGCGCTAACAAATTCCCTTTCCAATCAAACATACTTATGTCAAAGCTAGCAAAATCATCATCGACTTTGTTAGCTCGACTGTTGCGTACCCAACTGTAAATGCGTTGGGTCAGTGGTTTGTAATATTTAAAGCTGCCATAAGACACGGGAACCCAGAGGTTGTCCGATGTACCATTATTCAAGTAGCCAGTAATCAGCTCCATTGCATAGCCGGTAGCAATATCAAGTAGTGCGGGGTGAATTTTGAAGTGCTCTAAATCCCCTTCAAATTTATCATCTAAAGAAAGCACCGCAGCCGATTCATTCTCGGCATATTTTGCATCACGCAGCACTCGCCAGCGAGGCCCAAAATTAAGATGTTCTTCTTGCAAGGTGCGTTGCGCGGGCGCTGTGTCTGAATCGGATATACGCTGCAAGCCAATACGAGACATCACCTGATAAACATCTTGTCTGTCTTGTGGCTCTTCAACCCCGATAATAATTCGCGCTTCGGCATGGGTCTGCCAACCACTACCTGCGTCGCCATCGTTGACTTCGCTTTGAATTGCGACACTATAGCCTTCAATAGTTTGTTCAAGCTTCACTCGCGCCGCTAAGGTAATATTTTCAGGTACATATAGGGCTTTTAAGAAAATCAGCTCTTTGATCTCAAAGCCACTACTTTCGCCACATTCATTCAAAGCCGCTCGTATAAGCTCGATATACCCCGTACCAGGCAATAACGCTTGGCCTTTCTTGGTTCGGTGTTCATCTAAAATCCAATGCTGCTTGGTGTTATAGTGGGAAGTTAAATAATGAACATCGCGTCCATTTTTCGACGTTTGAATATGTTTTTCAAACAATGGGTAGTGGGCATCGGAGACATCTTTATTGGCTTGTTTAGCAGTGTCATAACCCATATTTGCCGCGCTGTTTGCAGCCATACCCACTTCATTCCACACGCCCCAATTCACCGCGACAGTATAGCCAGCTTCTTTATTATTACGCTGCTGAGCATAGGCATTTAGAAAGGCATTGGCTGCGACATAATCAATCTGTCCCACAGGAGCAATGACCGTTGAAGTCGATGAGAAAAGCACGAAAAAGTCTAACTGTTTACCAGCAAAGATATCCCCTAATACCAATGTGCCGTAGACTTTAGGGGCGAATACTTCCTCCACTTCACCTTGGCTTTTCATTTGAATCAGGTTGTCGTTAATAGTACCAGCACCGTGGATAACACCATTTATTTCACCATAATGATCATTCCCTTGGTTGACAATTTCTTGCATGCGATCCGCGTCTGTCACGTCACCAGACAATACCAAGACATCCGCCCCCAGTTCTTCCAGTCTACGCACCTTGCCAATGCCAATACTGATTTTGTCATCGTGACCATGTTTGATTAACCAATTTGCCCACTCGGAGCGACTCGGTAAAGGCGTGCGATTGACAAGGATAAGCTTGGCGTTATAGTTCTCGGCTAATTGTTGAGCCATAACATAACCAATACCACCGAGACCACCGGTAATAAGATATACACCCCCTTCGCGGATGCGTTTGTTGACCTCATTTTTTGGTTTGTCAGTATTAACGTCAATACGATCATACTGTCGCTGCCAACGGACATTATCGCGATAGGCATAAAGACCATTAGCA
Protein-coding regions in this window:
- a CDS encoding flavin reductase family protein, with amino-acid sequence MSNEQELSVALKQGMRNLASGVCVISALTEDGERVAMTASSVTSVSDAPPSLLVCVNKAAKMDSALAKTSDFTVNILSKDQQEVSNTCAKPAEGESRFNVGNWSVDKTTGLSYLEDALSVFICEKSQVVPYGTHNIYIGNIRKVHFGSGEPDILVYAKGAYYNI
- a CDS encoding choice-of-anchor B family protein, whose protein sequence is MKNTQLRYIASFCMLLSSVAFGHSAMFPDSFKFDDSNEGTPTTLLKSLQEGSSAVAASTCVGGSANGFPCDKVDFQSFLAKANMGGGSGNLNDIWGWTDPLTGNEIAIVGRVAGTSFVDITNPASPVFLGYLPSHNGGRDSWRDIKVYNDHAFIVADGGGNPTHGLQVFDLNTLRNLSNPGGTLSETAHLGGFGPAHNIAINEDTGYAYIVGSNQCSGGLYMVDITNPTSPSFAGCFSADGYTHDTQCVVYAGPDTTYRGREICAAYNEDTITFVDVTNKSNPVQISREGYSGSRYTHQGWFLNDSHEILIMNDELDETRRGINTTSYIWDVSDLDNPREIGRYVGPTAATDHNLYTKDNFIFEANYRAGLRILSTDNITNGQLEEVAVFDTIPGSNSAQMSGAWSSYPYFESGNVILSDIGTGLFVVAPDWDAINGNPPTPTPTPTPLPNGCFYAATFESASEGWTNTGSSCSTGSFVRGTPTETTTGGAILQVGGAAVGSGAWFTAPNTAIGTDDVDGGTCQTTSPAIDASSASSVDVSLAYFHGQRDPGDDASDGFVIEILNNGNVVNTLVNIGDVASAAAWANAAATVANPGSIQIRVRATDGASGGDIIEGGIDQVLVCPTAPGGPTPTPTPTPTPTPAPTCTVEQGFESGSGGWTNSTASSCSTGDFVTGTPSEQNNGGVTTQVGGANTGSNAYFTATNTTAGSNDVDGGTCIATSPSYSVGSASTLSLAYFHGQRDGGDDAGDGFSIEFSTDGGNSFNSLVSVGDVISNASWTNASAQIPAGSNVVLRVQCSDAAAGGDLVECGIDDVNICSN
- a CDS encoding peroxidase family protein, with product MSIINTALKIKDHIPCTKQLINRIATNSVCNSIKPRPNAFSLWSHVAKPEEKDEQGPVGEYTTWPMLTDKRYSARHLPPADQEYIDRLPKDVAYNPENNTVGDITALFAREGEMKTGRSSMLFMFFAQWFTDSVLRVDSSDRRKNTSNHNVDLCQIYGLTEESANILRSKEKGKLKSQKINGEEYLDYLGEVGGDGKWKVKDCYKGLPYTSEKILNEIVRGWDDSRKHKLYATGLERGNSSIGYVAISTIFMREHNRLCDELSGAYPSWDDERLFQTARMINTVILLKLVIQDYINHITGGELFYLDHTFAEEQNWYRTPWISIEFDLLYRWHGLIPDVIKFGDQEYGHTQYRMNNGALEDIGLVQLIDAVSKQNAGTISLKNVPTFMLGAEYATLKMGRDFRLCSYNKYRELYGLDKLSSFDELTHDSSLAAKLKELYKDIDNVEFVIGIFAQSGEGDALFGDLLNTMVAYDAFTQIYTNPLLSKNIYTTDTLSEVGMEIIKQTNSFQSVLDRNNTSSFNAKAIFSL
- a CDS encoding FixH family protein — its product is MIFKVNYNVLALCLSLTFFSTVVSAVPSKQSNNLFNHANNLLDKANLAEKKSSEEIVSANKIRKELNKLRSKVRKAKDSSERNNLTKQADNLASQLKNLQDSGSKLREENKHLFKQSLEVFEEAIVERWGKKIRNRKPVSMDSETTSFISHNTRFRSVHPNMLNKMGTPTDNINPENVNKEMSLLVPALAGQNAPPDLDISSFQISRKQQYFAHIEVVSTTQQGEVLAPLNEIHKWHLILSNLSGEPIENANVEIIGHMPGHVHGLPTEPRVTEEVEPGVYKVEGVKFQMKGWWVMQFNVTDEKASSKDDSVVFNLVF